The Bacteroidota bacterium DNA segment GCAAGTCTGAATGATAAATTTGAGAATTGCATATTGACATTTTAATTATCTTGTAAAAACGGATTAAACCTCTTTTCTAAGCCAATTGACGTTTCTTCTCCATGTCCGGAATATACTTTGGTATCATCGGGCAATACAAAGAGTTTTGTTTTAATACTTTGAATTAATGTGTCATAATCTCCTCCGGGTAAATCGGTTCGGCCAATGCTTCCCTGAAATAATACATCGCCACAAATAGCAAACTTTTCCTGATCAGCATATAAACAAATATGGCCTTTTGTGTGCCCGGGTGTTAATAGTATTTTAAGCTTTGAGCTGCCAAAGTCAATTGTATCTCCCTCCATCAAAAACACATCAATATCGGGTGAATTAGGTTCGGGAAGCCCATACATCATAGCTGTTTGACTTGATGAGTCAATATTATATTGATCTTCTGCATGAGCATGAAGTTTAACCTGATACGTGTCACAAATAAAACGATTTCCTAAAATGTGATCAATATGGCAATGTGTGTTGACGAGTTTAACGACTTTCAACTGTTCATTTTCTATGAATGATTGAAGCATTTGTTTTTCTTCATCGGTAGAATAGCCAGGATCAATTACAATACATTCTTTGGTTTCATCATAGGCCACAAGTGAATTTACGCCAAAGGGATTTACTGCAAATTTTTTAATATGAATCATTTATTTGTCTGTTTTGTCCTGAAAAAAGCTAAGGATACTTTGGCCGTACTTTCTTTTCTCTTTAAAAAAAGCATGATCACTAAAGTTTATTTGTTCAGCATGTTCAATAATCAGCATGCCACTTTTATTTAATTGATTTTTGCCAAAAACAAGATCAATCATTTCGTGGTATTGGGTGTAATTATAAGGAGGATCCGCAAAAATGATATCGAAAGTTTTAGCGCTTCTTTTCAAATATTTCAGACAGTCTTCGCGAAAAGTCTTGATTTGTTTAAGTCCATGTCGGATGCTTTCAGAGCGAATAAACCCAACACATTTTGAAAATTTATCTACTGCAACAACGTCTTTTGATCCACGAGAAGCAAATTCAAAAGAAATTGCACCACTTCCTGCAAATAAATCCAATACACTAATTTTATCAAAATAGACTTGATTTTCGAGAATATTGAATAAACTTTCCTTGCAAAAATCAGTTGTTGGACGAATTGGTAATCCAGATGGTGGATGGATAACAATTCCTTTTTTACTACCAGATATTATACGCATGATGCTAATGAAAATAATTTGAAATAAGGGTGCATTGACTGCTCTTCAAAAATAGAATCGTACTTGTAATTTTCTGGCTTT contains these protein-coding regions:
- a CDS encoding methyltransferase domain-containing protein, with the translated sequence MRIISGSKKGIVIHPPSGLPIRPTTDFCKESLFNILENQVYFDKISVLDLFAGSGAISFEFASRGSKDVVAVDKFSKCVGFIRSESIRHGLKQIKTFREDCLKYLKRSAKTFDIIFADPPYNYTQYHEMIDLVFGKNQLNKSGMLIIEHAEQINFSDHAFFKEKRKYGQSILSFFQDKTDK
- a CDS encoding MBL fold metallo-hydrolase, which codes for MIHIKKFAVNPFGVNSLVAYDETKECIVIDPGYSTDEEKQMLQSFIENEQLKVVKLVNTHCHIDHILGNRFICDTYQVKLHAHAEDQYNIDSSSQTAMMYGLPEPNSPDIDVFLMEGDTIDFGSSKLKILLTPGHTKGHICLYADQEKFAICGDVLFQGSIGRTDLPGGDYDTLIQSIKTKLFVLPDDTKVYSGHGEETSIGLEKRFNPFLQDN